The Rhodothermus sp. sequence TCGGTGTAAAGCAGCAGGCGATCGCCCGCCTGCAGGGAGAGGGTGCAGGTCTCCAGCGTCTGGCGAAAGAGCGGGCCACGGTCCAGTCCCAGGCCCAGTCCTCGGAGCCGGAGGGGGTGTGGGGACTCATGAGGGCGTAGCAGGATCGGTGGGGGATGGCCGGCACGAGCCAGGGCGAGCGTCCCCTTTTGCGCGTCGAAGACGCCATAGACGACCGAAATAAAGGTTTTGCGTTCCAACATGTCGAAAAGGGCCTGATTGGCCTGCGCCAGAAACGTTGCTGGATCAGGATTCAGCGGACTCAGGGCCCGGAAGATTCCCTGTAGCTCGGCCATGTAGAAAGCGGCCGAGGTACCTTTGCCAGCCACATCGGCCACAATAAACGCCAGCCGATGCGCGTCGAGCAGCAGGAGATCGTAGTAGTCACCGCCCACTTCCTGCGCAGGCATACTGGAGGCCACGATCTGCAGTCCAGGCAGCTGAGGAAGCCGCTGCGGTAGCAGCCGGCGTTGTACGTCGCGGGCAATCGCCAACTCGCGGGCCAGGCGTTCTTTTTCCAGGCGTTCGTTCAGCAGGCGTGCGTTGTCGAGGGCAAGGGCTGCCTGCGTGGCAAAAACTGTGATAGCCTCGACGTCGTCCTGTTCGAAGCCATATGCCACTTCGTGGGCGACGAACAGCACGCCCAGCAATTCATTGCGGGCAACCAGCGGTACAACCAGCAGGCTCCCGATGCCGTGCTCCGGGCGTGCACGCACTCGATGATCGATCAGGGCCTGCTCCAGCAGCAGGGACTGCCGCCGCGTAGCGACTTCCTGGTAGAGCGTTCCGATATCTACAAGCGTCTCCGGCGTTAGTCCCATCGGCAGGTTATAAGCGGCGACGATTTGAGGACGGAAGGTCTGTTGAAAGTCGGGCAGTACCAGCCAGGCGGCCCGGGCGACGCCTGCTTCTACCGGTAGCCGAACGATCGTTTCGGCCAGCCGCTTCGTGTCGAACACCTGGCTGACCAGCTGCATCAGGGCATGCAGCGCGGCCAGCTCATCCACTTTCCGTTGAAAGGCACCGGTTGTGGGTAAGTGAAAGAGTAACGATAGAAATGAGGTCACCAGATACAGAATGCCAAAAGCCAGGCTCAGATTGACAAAGCTGCTCAGCGCAGGACTATAATGCCAGAGGTATGCATGTGCGGGACCACTGGTAAAGGCCAGTGTGCCCGATAAAGCGAGGGTGGCAAGGACCGTCAGCCCCAGGTTGACCAATTTCTGCCGGAACGTAAGGTACAGAATCCAGGAAACGCGAAACGCATTGCGAAGCATGAGGCCAACTGGGAGGCTCAACAGCAGTGCCAGCACAAACTCTCCCGGTTGAAACAGGTCGACTACCAGCGCCGAAACGGCCATGCTGATCAGCATCCATCGCCAGCTACGTTCACTCTGGCGCGTACGTTTGAACAGTACCAGTCCACGTAGCTGGAGCAAAAGCCAGAAGGCCAGCAGGGCGCCAAACAGCGCCAGCGCGTTCATCTGGGCGACGGCGGCCCACGTCAGCGGCACACCGGTGCCATACGCAAAGCCGGCTATTTCTCCGGAAAGCATTAGATCGGCTGAAGGGCGCCCAATGCGTAGCAACA is a genomic window containing:
- a CDS encoding PP2C family protein-serine/threonine phosphatase, which codes for MIRNVTIPSLQQTAKLLQQRRTRLSLLLPFFGMGYALSVIFHVLVWKSGTPPSTWIRLFYYDSLLLITYGALWLLLWGETDQRGTAPTRTFWSLTITALLFLGIGYLLLRIGRPSADLMLSGEIAGFAYGTGVPLTWAAVAQMNALALFGALLAFWLLLQLRGLVLFKRTRQSERSWRWMLISMAVSALVVDLFQPGEFVLALLLSLPVGLMLRNAFRVSWILYLTFRQKLVNLGLTVLATLALSGTLAFTSGPAHAYLWHYSPALSSFVNLSLAFGILYLVTSFLSLLFHLPTTGAFQRKVDELAALHALMQLVSQVFDTKRLAETIVRLPVEAGVARAAWLVLPDFQQTFRPQIVAAYNLPMGLTPETLVDIGTLYQEVATRRQSLLLEQALIDHRVRARPEHGIGSLLVVPLVARNELLGVLFVAHEVAYGFEQDDVEAITVFATQAALALDNARLLNERLEKERLARELAIARDVQRRLLPQRLPQLPGLQIVASSMPAQEVGGDYYDLLLLDAHRLAFIVADVAGKGTSAAFYMAELQGIFRALSPLNPDPATFLAQANQALFDMLERKTFISVVYGVFDAQKGTLALARAGHPPPILLRPHESPHPLRLRGLGLGLDRGPLFRQTLETCTLSLQAGDRLLLYTDGLIESRNAQGEALGYNRLLQLLETHPFDSIEQLHQRLLATLASFTGRSSYEDDLTLVIFQWQQVPASTPTPDRPETFTQTNREVSTLSSRPSQHSQEKP